The following proteins are encoded in a genomic region of Grus americana isolate bGruAme1 chromosome 5, bGruAme1.mat, whole genome shotgun sequence:
- the FEN1 gene encoding flap endonuclease 1, which produces MGIHGLAKLIADVAPGAIRENDIKSYFGRKVAIDASMSIYQFLIAVRQGAEVLQNEEGETTSHLMGMFYRTIRMVENGIKPVYVFDGKPPQLKSGELAKRTERRAEAEKHLQEAQEAGEENNIEKYSKRLVKVTQQHTDECKKLLTLMGIPYVEAPGEAEASCATLVKAGKVYAAATEDMDCLTFGSPVLMRHLTASETKKLPIQEFHLNRILQDLDLTWEQFVDLCILLGCDYCESIRGIGPKRAIELIKEHKTIEKIVQQIDTKKYPLPENWLHKEAQKLFLEPDVVNPDAVELKWTEPNEEQLVQFMCGEKQFNEERIRNGVKRLSKSRQGSTQGRLDDFFKVTGSITSAKRKEPETKGSVKKKAKTNNATKTKKGK; this is translated from the coding sequence ATGGGAATCCACGGCCTGGCCAAGCTTATTGCCGACGTGGCTCCCGGTGCCATCCGGGAGAATGACATCAAATCTTACTTCGGACGGAAGGTCGCTATAGATGCATCCATGAGCATCTACCAGTTCCTGATCGCCGTGCGGCAGGGAGCTGAAGTCCTTCAGAATGAGGAGGGCGAGACCACAAGCCACCTGATGGGCATGTTCTACCGGACCATCCGCATGGTGGAGAACGGCATCAAGCCGGTTTACGTCTTTGACGGCAAGCCCCCGCAGCTGAAATCGGGGGAGCTGGCAAAGCGGACTGAGCGGCGGGCTGAGGCCGAGAAACACCTGCAGGAGGCTCAGGAGGCTGGAGAGGAGAACAACATTGAGAAGTACAGCAAGAGGTTGGTCAAGGTGACCCAGCAGCACACTGATGAGTGCAAGAAGTTACTAACGCTGATGGGCATCCCCTACGTGGAGGCGCCGGGGGAGGCCGAAGCCAGCTGCGCTACCTTGGTGAAGGCTGGGAAGGTCTACGCAGCCGCCACGGAAGATATGGATTGCCTGACCTTCGGCAGTCCCGTACTGATGCGGCATCTTACTGCCAGCGAGACGAAGAAGCTGCCCATCCAGGAGTTCCACCTGAATCGCATTCTGCAGGATCTAGACCTGACCTGGGAACAGTTTGTGGATCTGTGTATCCTCCTGGGCTGCGACTACTGCGAGAGCATCCGCGGCATTGGGCCCAAGCGTGCCATCGAGCTCATCAAGGAGCACAAAACCATCGAGAAGATCGTTCAGCAGATAGACACCAAGAAGTACCCTCTGCCTGAGAACTGGTTGCACAAAGAGGCCCAGAAGCTCTTTCTAGAGCCTGATGTGGTCAACCCTGACGCTGTTGAGCTCAAGTGGACCGAGCCGAATGAAGAACAGCTCGTCCAATTCATGTGCGGAGAGAAACAGTTCAACGAAGAGCGGATCCGCAACGGGGTGAAAAGGCTGAGCAAAAGCCGTCAGGGCAGCACGCAGGGCCGGCTGGACGACTTCTTCAAGGTGACGGGCTCCATCACGTCAGCCAAGCGCAAAGAGCCGGAGACCAAGGggtcagtgaagaagaaagCCAAGACCAACAATGCCACAAAgaccaaaaaaggaaaatag
- the TMEM258 gene encoding transmembrane protein 258, which yields MELEAMSRYTSPVNPAVFPHLTVVLLAIGMFFTAWFFVYEVTSTKYTRDIYKELLISLVASLFMGFGVLFLLLWVGIYV from the exons ATG GAGCTGGAGGCGATGAGCAGATACACCAGCCCGGTGAACCCGGCCGTCTTCCCGCACCTCACCGTGGTGCTGCTGGCCATCGGCATGTTCTTCACCGCCTGGTTCTTCGT CTACGAGGTGACTTCTACCAAGTACACGCGGGACATCTACAAGGAGCTGTTGATCTCGCTGGTGGCCTCACTCTTCATGGGCTTCGGCgtcctcttcctgctgctgtgggtCGGTATCTACGTCTGA